In the genome of Raphanus sativus cultivar WK10039 chromosome 4, ASM80110v3, whole genome shotgun sequence, one region contains:
- the LOC108849183 gene encoding uncharacterized acetyltransferase At3g50280, with the protein MPSLENSVTVISTSRVFPDKKSTLADLKLSVSDLPMLSCHYIQKGCLFTRPHLPPHELLSHLTHSLSMTLSHFPPFAGRLSTSEDGHVFLSCNDAGADIVFAEAKSVRVSDVIIAGTDVPDVVKEFFSYDRAVSYEGHNRPILAVQVTELNDGVFIGCSVNHAVVDGTSLWNFVNTFAEVSRGVENVTRRPDFTRESVLISPAVLKVPRGGPKVTFDENAPLRERIFSFTREQILELKATVNKKRNGEINGVEVLGKQSNDKLNGKLTEMLESLLESNDAVSKTENNMEISSFQSLCALLWRAITRARNLPSTKTTTFRMAVNVRHRLSPKLDPEYFGNAIQSVPTFAAAGEVLSRDIRWTADRLNQSVAAHRDERIRGVVADWEANPRCFPLGNSDGASVTMGSSPRFPMYENDFGWGRPVAVRSGRANKFDGKISAFPGRDGNGSVDLEVVLAPETMAGIECDGEFMRYVSKV; encoded by the coding sequence ATGCCTTCTCTCGAGAACTCTGTCACTGTGATCTCAACAAGCAGAGTCTTCCCTGACAAAAAGTCAACCCTCGCTGACCTCAAACTCTCCGTGTCCGATCTCCCCATGCTCTCCTGCCATTACATCCAAAAAGGTTGTCTCTTCACTCGTCCTCACCTTCCTCCACACGAGCTTCTCTCTCACCTCACACACTCTCTCTCGATGACCCTCTCTCACTTCCCTCCTTTCGCCGGCCGTCTCTCCACCTCCGAAGACGGCCACGTCTTTCTCTCCTGCAATGACGCCGGCGCGGACATAGTTTTCGCCGAGGCAAAATCCGTCCGCGTCAGCGACGTTATCATCGCCGGAACCGATGTTCCCGACGTCGTGAAGGAGTTTTTCTCGTACGACAGGGCGGTGAGCTACGAGGGACATAACAGACCGATCCTAGCCGTTCAAGTGACGGAACTAAACGACGGCGTTTTCATCGGATGCTCCGTTAACCACGCCGTGGTCGACGGAACGTCGCTGTGGAATTTCGTCAACACTTTCGCGGAGGTGTCTAGAGGAGTCGAGAACGTGACACGTCGTCCTGATTTTACGCGGGAGTCCGTGCTAATCTCACCGGCCGTGCTGAAAGTGCCTCGAGGTGGGCCCAAGGTGACGTTCGACGAGAACGCGCCGTTACGGGAACGGATTTTCAGTTTCACCAGGGAGCAGATTCTCGAGCTGAAAGCTACGGTGAACAAGAAGAGAAACGGCGAGATAAACGGAGTCGAGGTGCTGGGGAAGCAAAGCAACGATAAACTTAACGGTAAACTAACGGAAATGTTGGAGAGTTTGTTAGAGAGCAACGACGCCGTTTCGAAAACAGAGAACAACATGGAGATCTCGTCGTTTCAGTCTCTCTGCGCATTGCTCTGGCGCGCGATCACTCGGGCGAGGAACCTCCCGAGCACCAAAACGACGACGTTTCGCATGGCCGTCAACGTCCGCCACCGTCTGAGCCCGAAGCTTGATCCGGAGTACTTCGGAAACGCGATCCAGAGCGTTCCGACGTTCGCGGCGGCGGGAGAGGTCCTGTCTCGGGATATACGGTGGACCGCCGATCGGCTCAACCAGAGCGTGGCGGCGCACCGGGACGAGAGGATCCGAGGCGTCGTGGCGGACTGGGAGGCGAATCCGAGGTGTTTTCCTCTCGGGAACTCCGACGGAGCGTCGGTGACGATGGGGAGCTCGCCGAGGTTTCCGATGTACGAGAACGATTTCGGGTGGGGGAGGCCGGTGGCGGTTAGGAGCGGACGGGCGAATAAGTTTGACGGGAAGATCTCGGCGTTTCCGGGGAGAGATGGAAACGGGAGCGTTGATTTGGAGGTGGTCTTGGCGCCGGAGACGATGGCTGGGATAGAATGTGACGGCGAGTTTATGCGGTATGTGTCGAAAGTTTGA